One window of the Babesia microti strain RI chromosome IV, complete genome genome contains the following:
- a CDS encoding 20S proteasome subunit alpha 6 (overlaps_old_locusTagID:BBM_III07427), with protein sequence MYRNQYDTDSITWSPQGRLFQVEYAMEAVKQGTCCVGAKSDTHVILCAFRRRVTKLAAYHEKMFKIDNHIGTVMSGITADAKAMMDLMRTECLSYKYTFSKSITTSKLVDIISERSQNNTQISSKRPFGVGLLIAGFDKDGEGGSKLFETCPSGDVYEYHGTAFGSRCQAAKTYMEKNYSKFKNASIDELITHALVALKSSIPSDCKMECDNISVGIVGIDTEWKVLNQDEIAPFILKLETIT encoded by the exons ATGTACCGTAATCAATACGACACAGATTCCATTACTTGGTCCCCTCAAGGGCGACTTTTTCAAGTAGAGTATGCAATGGAAGCTGTTAAACAGGGTACATGTTGTGTTGGTGCCAAATCTGATACTCATgtg ATTCTATGTGCATTTCGCCGTAGAGTTACAAAATTGGCTGCATATCAtgaaaaaatgtttaaaattgacaatcACATTGGAACTGTTATGTCTGGAATAACAGCGGACGCGAAAGCTATGATGGATTTAATGAGGACAGAATGTCTAAGTTACAAATACACCTTCTCCAAATCCATTACCACATCTAAGCTAGTTGATATTATTTCGGAAA gATCCCAAAATAATACTCAAATTTCATCTAAAAGGCCTTTTGGTGTCGGCTTATTAATTGCCGGATTTGATAAAGATGGAGAGGGAGGATCTAAATTATTCGAAACCTGCCCATCAGGAGATGTGTACGAATATCAC ggCACTGCATTTGGATCTAGATGTCAAGCAGCGAAGACATATATGGAGAAGAATTATTcgaaatttaaaaatgcatctattgatgaattgattACACATGCATTGGTAGCTTTGAAATCTTCCATACCATCTGATTGCAAGATGGAATGTGATAATATTAGTGTGGGTATTGTAGGAATTGATACAGAATGGAAag tACTGAATCAAGACGAGATTGCCCCCTTTATCCTGAAGCTTGAAACTATCACTTAA
- a CDS encoding STE24 endopeptidase (overlaps_old_locusTagID:BBM_III07429), protein MFFSRSKPKYYPQIISGGFNFFLFYIVSVLFIEFFEQYLNFRQFLNIKYQLSLSTLERSKLAKGNHLIEKKLSDQSYSANLEYANDKILFQIFSSLISTIVSTLSIIYNVEPMIWNFSQSLYYSEYKASLVFVSILVIINTIVDVPFALYSDFVLEEKHGFNKKTIGLFVKDLFLSLIVQGVFGLPVMLVLIYLENTVGDKFYIYAFVFSIVFSLIMVSIYPNVIAPLFHKFTPLENQGLSSKIYALAKEKNFPLYKIFQVDASKRTGHSNAYFYGFWWCKRLVLYDTILTETDEQIVAVVAHEIGHWWCNHLVYLMSLGWVQMFSIFYFYTAYRQTDAIFKSFGFEGLRGFVVSLTLFLRIYSPISTIIAFVMKFFSRKFEHQADAYAVECGKGTDLKSALVNILSASKSLFFHDPLYSLYNYTHPTLTERCDYIDELQRTTKKGNRKDGKFE, encoded by the exons ATGTTTTTTTCAAGGTCAAAACCGAAGTATTATCCTCAGATCATTTCTGGCGGATTCAATTTCtttttattttacataGTTTCAGTTCTTttcattgaattttttgaacaatatctaaattttaGGCAGTTTTTAAACATCAAGTACCAGCTCAGTTTGTCTACTCTAGAGAGATCAAAATTGGCTAAGGGGAATCATTTGATTGAAAAGAAGTTATCTGATCAATCCTATTCGGCTAATTTGGAATATGCTAacgataaaattttgttccaaatatttagtTCCCTTATCTCAACTATCGTATctacattatcaataatcTACAATGTAGAACCCATGATATGGAATTTTTCACAATCACTTTATTACTCTGAATATAAGGCA tctTTAGTATTTGTGTCAATATTGGTCATTATTAACACTATTGTAGATGTTCCATTTGCTCTATATTCTGATTTTGTTTTGGAAGAAAAACATGGGTTTAATAAGAAAACTATTGGTTTATTTGTGAAGGATTTGTTTTTATCACTTATTGTTCAAGGCGTATTTGGTTTACCAGTTATGTTGGTCCTTATTTACCTTGAAAACACCGTTGGAGATAAATTCTATATCTAT GCATTTGTATTCAGCATTGTGTTTTCACTAATAATGGTTAGTATCTATCCAAATGTTATTGCGCCTCTGTTTCACAAATTTACGCCCCTTGAAAATCAAGGGTTGTCAAGCAAAATATACGCCCTA GCTAAAGAAAAGAATTTCCCACTctataaaatatttcaagTGGATGCATCTAAGAGAACTGGGCATTCCAATGCCTATTTTTATGGATTTTGGTGGTGTAAACGTCTGGTTCTATATGATACCATTTTGACTGAAACAGATGAACAAATTGTTGCTGTCGTTG CCCATGAAATTGGACATTGGTGGTGTAATCATTTAGTGTATTTGATGTCTTTGGGTTGGGTTCAAATGTTTTCCATATTCTACTTCTACACGGCCTATAGACAAACTGATGCTATATTCAAATCATTCGGTTTCGAGGGATTGCGCGGTTTTGTTGTCTCTCTGACGCTATTTTTAAGAATTTATTCTCCCATTTCAACAATTATTGCATTTgttatgaaatttttttccAGGAAATTTGAACATCAAGCAGATGCCTATGCTGTGGAGTGCGGAAAGGGTACAGATCTGAAATCAGCATTAGTGAACATTTTGTCCGCAAGCAAATCCCTATTCTTTCATGATCCATTGTATTCACTTTACAATTATACCCATCCAACACTAACTGAAAGATGTGATTATATCGATGAATTACAGAGGACAACTAAAAAGGGCAATAGGAAAGATGgcaaatttgaatga
- a CDS encoding hypothetical protein (overlaps_old_locusTagID:BBM_III07437), with the protein MPTVTSDIQPYYLLFPPLNTNSNWKTILISIKQLSRNELKNSADASITNSCIDNSYGALCTIRSLKTSLLANMSGIRDISKLLEKNADIEDLKEQKQFILAINFGSNRKD; encoded by the exons ATGCCTACTGTAACAAGTGATATACAACCATATTATCTATTATTTCCACCTCTAAATACCAATTCAAATTGGAAGACAATATTGATTTCGATAAAACAATTGTCCAGAAATGAACT CAAAAACAGTGCAGATGCGTCAATTACAAATAGTTGTATTGATAATAGCTATGGAGCGCTTTGCA CAATTAGAAGCCTCAAAACTTCATTATTAGCCAATATGAGTGGCATCCGCGACATTTCTAAACTATTGGAGAAAAACGCAGATATTGAAGACCTAAAAGAGCAgaaacaatttatattagCAATTAATTTTGGAAGCAATAGAAAAGATTAA
- a CDS encoding hypothetical protein (overlaps_old_locusTagID:BBM_III07440) translates to MRILCLSNLNIPVQTTDLSIITSDFTPQFKIWRFLMALKKISITTPNKNVDFSLYIYDTLGYNFESESITAYYEVYPNENRKNTTKCSQLDDFITVAQIISNFEFIDMKNI, encoded by the coding sequence ATGAGGATACTTTGTTTGTCGAATTTAAACATACCAGTTCAGACTACCGATTTAAGTATCATCACTTCCGATTTTACACCccaattcaaaatttggagATTTCTGATGGCATTGAAAAAGATCTCCATAACCACTCCTAATAAGAATGTAGATTTTTCGCTTTATATCTATGACACATTGGGTTACAATTTCGAGTCAGAGTCAATTACCGCCTATTATGAAGTATATCCAAATGAAAACAGAAAAAATACAACTAAATGCAGCCAACTAGACGATTTTATCACAGTCGcacaaattatatcaaattttgaatttattgacatgaaaaatatttga
- a CDS encoding hypothetical protein (overlaps_old_locusTagID:BBM_III07445) — protein sequence MVNLVDKPSTVENEIKGAIENGYMPFLWDSCFGFKLNGIYNDFNSSIDGSVSSNAVNEDTQHVLHVNLTNKCSKGEILNYLKGNHNEAKPIAKSSDNIKTYKSEGIGQNITDRSEKCVGHNFEQPPRFKVCSLEVKKIKALLDRVKNGSGVSQQSRHNQIMKDLIQTSLFEKWNATKRSLIAI from the exons ATGGTTAACCTTGTAGATAAACCCTCTACGGTAGAAAATGAGATTAAAGGGGCTATAGAGAATGGATATATGCCTTTTCTGTGGGATTCGTGCTTCGGATTCAAATTAAACGGGATATATAATGACTTTAATTCGTCTATCGATGGAAGTGTTAGCTCAAATGCAGTAAACGAGGATACACAACATGTCTTACATGTTAATCTTACTAATAAATGTAGTAAAGGTGAAATTTTAAACTATTTGAAAGGTAATCATAATGAGGCTAAACCTATTGCTAAATCCAGTGACAACATCAAAACATATAAATCGGAGGGGATCGGCCAAAATATAACCGATCGTAGTGAAAAATGCGTTGGGCATAACTTTGAACAACCCCCAAGATTTAAAGTGTGTAGCTTGGaagttaaaaaaattaaagcTCTTTTGGACAG GGTTAAAAATGGCAGTGGTGTATCACAACAATCTAGACACAATCAAATTATGAAGGATTTGATCCAAACCAGCTTATTTGAGAAGTGGAATGCAACCAAACGAAGTTTAATTGCTATTTAA
- a CDS encoding conserved Plasmodium protein, unknown function (overlaps_old_locusTagID:BBM_III07450;~overlaps_old_locusTagID:BBM_III07455), translating to MSACDSIRLALRSAEIHRIPTVLSKAIKQGFTDNDLLHEYAQIVNIKLHEYTFPQLTSILKSFSIPPYKNFKFFSQLCERILHQAKAPNFNPSSKDVSDFIISCGRLYYSDRYLIAQLSGHIAPNIESYRPKDLANIYHSLAKLRIHDLELFKIISNSLTHYLYTLTPICLVNLLVSYARTNLDDREAIYALIDELDMRLDEMTAMDLVRVTMAISCLELNKDGKYAKVEVCIGNLLKKLYDTCWPLGYIQHLVLLESLIRLKTFDSKLVYGKILPALLTKRSIVENNLSFSENVRTIECIACLPSVNETCVKLLGLSVKRIPKLIKADGNLIARLLAALNSLNYESKEIESIIFDIATPRFLESLDENYRRTIRNVLNKIKNAEPARQDS from the exons ATGAGTGCCTGTGATTCAATACGTCTGGCCCTGAGATCAGCTGAAATCCATAGAATTCCAACTGTTTTATCGAAGGCCATAAAGCAGG GATTCACGGATAATGATCTCCTACATGAATATGcccaaattgtcaatataAAACTGCATGAATACACATTTCCCCAACTAACGTCAATACTTAAAT CGTTTTCAATACCACCTTATaagaattttaaattttttagtcAACTGTGCGAAAGGATCCTACACCAA GCAAAGGCTCCCAATTTTAATCCTTCATCCAAAGACGTTTCGGACTTTATCATTTCTTGTGGAAGATTGTACTATAGCGACAG atatttgaTTGCCCAATTATCAGGGCATATAGCCCCTAACATCGAGTCTTATCGTCCTAAGGATTTGGCCAACATTTATCACTCCCTCGCTAAATTGAGGATTCATGATCTGGAACTgttcaaaattatatcaa ACTCCCTAacacattatttatacactTTAACTCCCATCTGTTTGGTCAATCTGCTAGTCTCCTATGCAAG AACCAATTTGGACGATAGAGAAGCAATATATGCACTAATTGATGAGTTAGATATGAGATTGGATGAAATGACTGCAATGGATCTAGTTCGAGTGACAATGGCAATATCTTGCTTAGAACTCAATAAAGACGGCAAGTATGCTAAAGTTGAAGTGTGCATTGGCAATTTGCTTAAAAAACTATACGATACTTGCTGGCCTTTGGGATATATCCAACATCTAGTGCTGCTAGAGTCACTAATACGCTTAAAAACATTCGATAGCAAATTGGTTTATGGCAAAATACTACCTGCATTGCTAACAAAACGGTCAATTGTGGAAAATAATCTATCCTTCTCA GAAAATGTGAGAACTATCGAATGTATTGCATGTCTACCAAGTGTAAATGAGACTTGTGTCAAATTACTCGGATTGAGTGTTAAAAGGATTcccaaattgattaaagCCGATGGTAATTTGATAGCAAGATTATTGGCAGCGTTAAACAGT CTAAATTATGAATCGAAAGAAATTGaaagtataatttttgatattgcAACACCCAGATTTTTGGAATCATTAGATGAAAATTATCGCAGAACAATACGAAATGTTCTTAATAAGATTAAAAATGCGGAACCCGCTAGACAAGATAGTTAA
- a CDS encoding conserved Plasmodium protein, unknown function (overlaps_old_locusTagID:BBM_III07460) produces the protein MVTSNDLADGRGSWNSSSVIGGITTNDSDVTNWLAGLTPVTVNRCVEGFAQDEQNGKVDQFPPIIATFTSKNDIPSPFIPPNGKYKQGDLLLFSLNPDEIVQRLRKKVYQKVNIVMQELISDLESLGATKSQIMNRLYQTSWFSALFDYDSIGKLLNVFQIYANRSNALVMPVAYKTLFDSLQASEMKPIEEITSANIDLNSFLSELVTKRDLLVKRLYSHRLEIQELQDRVSQSKMKLEQKARMILIKCDELEAMHGRDDLHLNNILDKYKHPDCSLPLSDQFDKLESLIKSLNDYNH, from the exons ATGGTGACATCCAATGATCTAGCGGATGGGCGTGGAAGCTGGAACTCGTCCTCTGTAATTGGTGGAATCACTACTAACGATTCAGATGTGACAAATTGGCTTGCAGGTCTCACACCGGTAACGGTAAACAGATGCGTTGAAGGTTTTGCGCAGGATGAACAAAATGGCAAGGTTGACCAATTTCCGCCAATTATAGCCACTTTCACAtctaaaaatgacattCCCAGTCCATTCATTCCACCTAATGGCAAATACAAGCAAGGGGATCTTCTACTATTCTCCCTTAACCCAGATGAAATTGTACAGAGGCTCAGGAAGAAAGTTTATCAGAAAG taaatattgtaatgCAAGAACTGATCTCTGATTTGGAATCTCTAGGAGCTACTAAAAGCCAAATCATGAACCGTCTTTATCAAACGAGC TGGTTTTCTGCGTTGTTTGACTACGATTCCATTGggaaattgttaaatgtaTTCCAG atatacGCCAATCGCTCAAATGCATTAGTCATGCCTGTGGCATATAAAACACTGTTTGACTCTCTACAG gcAAGCGAAATGAAACCTATAGAAGAAATTACAAGTGCAAACATAGATTTAAATAGTTTCCTTAGTGAATTGGTGACAAAAAGAGATCTGCTAGTCAAAAGGTTGTATTCGCATAGGCTGGAGATTCAGGAATTACAAGATAGAGTATCGCAA tcaAAAATGAAGCTGGAACAAAAGGCTAGAATGATTCTAATCAAATGTGACGAGCTGGAGGCGATGCATGGGAGGGATGATTTGCATTTGAACaatattttggataaataCAAACATCCAGATTGTTCTCTGCCACTTAGCGatcaatttgacaaattggAGTCACTAATTAAATCTTTAAATGACTATAATCATTGA
- a CDS encoding Der1-like family (overlaps_old_locusTagID:BBM_III07460;~overlaps_old_locusTagID:BBM_III07462), which produces MRFLFLISVVHFLTRAEALSTLPTGRTSTFPLCALTPRKPGNLKLFDDGLLSSISKVINDSKNKFNNFVNIHEHSAVGRFLSPIFRIPPLTLSYIAASTLISLVTQFDSESSDISPMIKFDANKILKQYQLWRLVTPYLYFGPLFMPHLFMCHYLATYMGSLESDHKLAPAKFVEFLLFGITSLSGIALIHDVAARSIFDHYMRKNLRNRDYLKHLASYESRKRQHIYTNLAYYLSNYMLYYWSRLNEGTSVNCYNLFTVKAEYIPYVFILQNYLLYKEISPYDPIAIALGYIYFSTLAKRPPIKLLATILPGDKSKQ; this is translated from the coding sequence ATGAGATTTCTGTTTTTAATTAGTGTTGTACATTTTTTAACTCGCGCAGAAGCTTTAAGCACTTTGCCCACCGGTAGAACTAGCACATTTCCTTTGTGCGCTTTGACACCTAGAAAACCTGGCAAtcttaaattatttgatgatgGATTGCTTTCTTCAATTTCTAAAGTCATCAATGACTCCAAAAATAAGTTTAATAACTTCGTGAACATACATGAACACTCTGCGGTCGGAAGATTCTTATCTCCCATATTCAGAATACCGCCATTAACTTTATCTTACATAGCTGCGTCAACACTAATTTCGTTAGTCACGCAGTTTGACTCTGAGAGTTCGGATATATCGCCGATGATAAAGTTTGATGCCAACAAAATTCTAAAGCAGTACCAATTATGGCGCTTAGTAACACCGTATCTATATTTTGGCCCTTTATTCATGCCACACTTATTCATGTGCCACTACTTGGCTACGTATATGGGATCACTTGAATCTGATCATAAATTGGCACCGGCtaaatttgtggaatttCTGTTATTTGGAATAACATCTCTTAGTGGCATAGCACTGATTCACGATGTTGCTGCAAGGAGTATTTTTGACCACTACATGCGCAAGAATCTCAGAAATAGAGATTATCTAAAGCATTTGGCAAGTTACGAATCTAGGAAAAGACaacatatttacacaaacCTTGCATACTACTTGAGCAACTATATGCTATATTACTGGTCCAGACTAAACGAGGGAACATCGGTTAATTGttacaatttgtttacGGTGAAAGCAGAGTACATACCATATGTTTTTATATTGCAAAACTATCTGTTGTACAAGGAAATATCGCCATACGATCCCATTGCCATAGCATTGGGATATATATACTTCTCGACACTGGCAAAAAGGCCACCAATTAAACTTCTGGCCACAATTTTACCTGGTGACAAGAGTAAACAGTAa
- a CDS encoding sporozoite invasion-associated protein 1 (SIAP1) (overlaps_old_locusTagID:BBM_III07470;~overlaps_old_locusTagID:BBM_III07475) produces the protein MNFLSNSHNVVIITFVTLITFTTNTSSLNASYNESNTEQLKTGYTFAELGMYYEPKYVFTSFFEGASPIHSATSSNYVMHDIVIPRKDTKLKYFVSGNVKNLVQGKPITVMIGTMFGNYFDMLLDITLSIDNNRFKFDLPRGRYYIKLQGSGYMLPGALRINLPCRNAKCPFVGINYTDSLEVYPTKNDPDLYTFSWRLQNTTQYGIETVSTVPKDESSLSNTSTINNYEKIEASDAAAKLEHMFGIELHGVWGSEYSYRLLSVLMEFQFLRSNKDKPQHWSLVDNDLYPGDVRVVEEENSRYEKMISISKNAFKYAIKKTHERKHNGNYFSRRLFKAVIRATCLDSVVKMKYLFSKLHGVEILEPSELDTMAHMGKPITNYSWRDYQSWFKHPEELIELATSWSEYPAGFHRIKGLKYLLRRMDGLVNPEQPTAPAIAYPRGPDTDSYIEFMESGFYRYPDISKLVLHELGHFIDMNTLTLELQMDWQRIGGWYNDSNDPDGWSTRQQTQFVSSYAHKKNPQEDFASSLADYLLNPKKLMTRAPDKYNWIKKSVMGGAHYVTKSSHEFTVLNLGSPNFIYPGRIGSIVITVTGGERDNKFVNWNFKLISRQQSCATSLSFRLFSTIGTFVDIYLRPKGAKCGNTFEGTQVFNSSVKRGVWTTDQIEITDQNGLQRFVGAADFGLRVWINNVHEDFQDPVTIKESIKFNLVHDVAGPILRVNYLVRDDGILKNPGASYATINGDGYAQHSLFGYSDIPTQSPLWTGSKPSTQCNTVQEDAYLNCYAVSVNVVLSKNARSGKYSLAGLTTMDTAGNSEMLQWGNNEGPYIMYTSSGVADTNQPELKDITVTSNPTNIDKIDGETKVEISFKIRDQESGISTVWFRIRDPFGTEILLYPPEFDTSSNDWMTINKIHLLPRGSVPGVWHLNSIYVEDNAGNATRATLTENIYVSG, from the exons ATGAATTTTTTGTCCAACTCGCACAATGTAGTAATAATCACTTTTGTAACGCTAATCACATTTACCACTAACACATCCTCACTAAACGCCTCATACAATG AATCTAACACTGAACAACTAAAAACTGGCTACACATTTGCTGAGTTAGGGATGTATTATGAACCgaaatatgtatttacaTCTTTCTTCGAGGGAGCATCTCCAATCCATAGCGCCACAAGCTCAAACTACGTAATGCACGATATTGTAATTCCAAGGAAggatacaaaattaaaatattttg TATCTGGGAATGTAAAGAATTTGGTACAAGGCAAACCCATAACGGTAATGATTGGTACCATGTTTGGCAACTATTTTGACATGCTACTTGATATAACACTCAGTATTGATAACAACAGGTTTAAATTTGATCTACCTAGAGGGAGGTATTACATCAAATTACAGGGATCAGGTTATATGTTACCAGGGGCTCTCAGAATTAATTTACCTTGTAGAAATGCCAAGTGCCCATTCGTTGGAATAAATTACACCGACAGTTTGGAAGTTTATCCCACTAAAAATGATCCAGATCTTTACACTTTCTCTTGGAGACTCCAAAACACAACGCAGTATGGAATTGAGACGGTTAGCACGGTGCCAAAAGATGAATCATCACTCAGTAACACTTCaacaattaacaattatgaAAAGATTGAAGCTAGCGATGCAGCTGCCAAACTTGAACATATGTTTGGAATTGAATTGCACGGGGTTTGGGGCAGTGAATATTCTTACCGCCTACTCTCTGTACTTATGGAATTCCAATTCCTACGCTCCAATAAGGATAAGCCTCAACATTGGTCATTAGTAGACAACGACTTATATCCAGGAGATGTAAGAGTTGTTGAAGAGGAGAATAGTAGGTATGAGAAGATGATAAGTATTTCCAAAAATGCGTTCAAGTATGCCATAAAGAAGACACACGAGAGAAAACATAATGGTAACTACTTCAGTAGACGGCTATTTAAAGCAGTAATTAGGGCTACGTGTTTAGATTCGGTGGTTaagatgaaatatttattttcaaaattacatgGAGTGGAGATTTTAGAACCAAGTGAATTGGACACAATGGCACATATGGGCAAACCAATCACCAATTACTCGTGGCGTGATTACCAGAGCTGGTTCAAACATCCGGAGGAGCTGATAGAATTAGCAACCAGTTGGAGTGAGTATCCCGCGGGGTTTCACCGTATTAAGGGGTTAAAATACTTGTTACGTCGCATGGATGGGTTGGTAAATCCGGAACAACCAACGGCTCCAGCTATTGCTTATCCCAGGGGCCCAGATACAGATTCCTACATCGAATTCATGGAAAGTGGATTTTACCGCTATCCTGATATATCCAAACTGGTGCTACATGAATTGGGCCATTTTATCGATATGAACACCTTAACTCTGGAATTACAGATGGATTGGCAAAGGATTGGCGGATGGTACAATGATTCAAATGATCCTGATGGTTGGAGCACTCGCCAACAAACGCAATTCGTCTCTTCTTATGCACATAAGAAAAATCCGCAAGAGGATTTTGCTTCATCACTGGCtgattatttactaaaCCCCAAGAAGCTTATGACTAGGGCCCCGGACAAATACAATTGGATTAAGAAAAGCGTTATGGGCGGGGCACACTACGTCACTAAGTCTAGTCATGAATTTACGGTTCTAAATTTGGGCAGTccaaattttatctatcCTGGAAGAATAGGTTCCATTGTAATTACGGTAACTGGTGGAGAGAGGgacaataaatttgttaattggAACTTCAAGCTGATTTCACGACAACAATCCTGTGCCACTTCACTGAGCTTTAGGCTATTTAGCACAATTGGTACATTTGTTGATATATACTTACGTCCTAAAGGTGCAAAATGTGGCAACACATTTGAGGGCACTCAAGTATTCAATTCATCCGTTAAACGTGGGGTATGGACAACAgatcaaattgaaataaCCGATCAAAATGGACTACAGCGTTTCGTAGGCGCCGCTGATTTTGGGTTACGCGTGTGGATTAATAATGTACATGAAGATTTTCAAGATCCCGTTACGATTAAAGAGTCTATCAAGTTTAATTTGGTGCATGATGTAGCTGGCCCGATACTACGCGTTAATTATCTAGTACGCGATGATGGAATCTTGAAAAACCCAGGCGCTTCTTATGCTACAATAAACGGAGATGGTTATGCTCAGCATTCATTGTTTGGTTACTCTGATATCCCCACTCAGTCCCCTTTGTGGACGGGATCCAAACCCTCAACTCAATGCAACACGGTACAAGAAGACGCGTATTTAAATTGCTACGCAGTTTCTGTAAATGTGgtattatcaaaaaatgctAGGAGTGGAAAGTACAGTCTGGCTGGACTAACTACAATGGACACCGCTGGCAATAGTGAAATGTTGCAATGGGGAAATAATGAAGGCCCCTATATTATGTACACTTCCAGTGGGGTTGCGGATACCAATCAACCTGAACTAAAAGATATAACTGTAACAAGCAATCCGacaaatattgataagATTGATGGTGAAACTAAA GTTGAAATATCCTTTAAAATTAGAGATCAAGAAAGTGGAATATCTACTGTATGGTTTAGGATTAGGGATCCATTTGGCACGGAGATATTACTTTATCCTCCAGAATTTGATACTAGCTCAAATGACTGGATGACAATTAACAAGATCCACTTGCTACCGAGGGGCTCAGTGCCTGGAGTTTGGCATTTGAATTCTATTTATGTCGAAGATAATGCGGGGAATGCCACAAGAGCCACATTGACTGAGAATATTTATGTTTCGGGATAG
- a CDS encoding hypothetical protein (overlaps_old_locusTagID:BBM_III07475) has translation MYDKPISVEQNAKYIEVEGIPVSGRTWKDKALPIRTKMMIKNSKKKWLEQQQMQRHMKLVSLEAKQLIENRKEEIRLKRQRRLEKQSKKVENEIRAAGPNAIVLSNKKVSKMSKKAKKQLMSMTPELISKLRNRMP, from the exons ATGTATGATAAGCCAATTAGTGTTGAACAAAatgcaaaatatatagaGGTTGAAGGTATACCTGTATCAGGCCGTACTTGGAAAGATAAAGCGTTGCCTATTCGAACCAAAATGATGATTAAAAATAGCAAAAAGAAGTGGCTCGAGCAACAGCAGATGCAGCGCCATATGAAACTAGTTAGTCTGGAAGCTAAACAGCTGATTGAAAATCGCAAGGAAGAGATTAGGTTAAAGCGGCAGAGGAGATTAGAGAAACAATCTAAGAAAGtggaaaatgaaattaggGCAGCGGGCCCTAACGCCATAGTACTCTCCAACA AAAAAGTATCTAAGATGTCTAAAAAGGCTAAGAAACAGCTAATGAGTATGACTCCTGAGTTGATTAGCAAACTTCGGAATAGAATGccttaa